A single region of the Prochlorococcus marinus str. MIT 0917 genome encodes:
- a CDS encoding DUF2862 domain-containing protein, protein MELNQLIPIGAKIKVDKSKIENLLPNKLLDDLPQTINGEIIDYKMTDGMGIGYVLMTENNLKIWIFTTELNEQTKREYKIDDINKGSKQKNNNLILGKYKVNYDINGNRNIKKIINPVNVINWLIFSLKDVF, encoded by the coding sequence ATGGAATTAAATCAACTAATACCAATTGGTGCAAAGATAAAAGTAGATAAGTCAAAAATTGAAAATCTACTCCCCAACAAGTTATTGGATGATTTACCTCAAACGATAAATGGAGAGATCATAGATTATAAAATGACAGATGGTATGGGTATCGGATATGTATTAATGACTGAAAATAATCTAAAAATATGGATTTTCACCACTGAATTAAATGAACAAACAAAAAGAGAGTATAAAATAGATGATATAAATAAAGGCAGTAAACAAAAAAACAATAATCTTATACTAGGAAAATATAAAGTCAATTACGATATAAATGGAAACAGAAATATCAAAAAGATAATAAATCCAGTCAACGTAATTAACTGGTTAATATTTTCCTTAAAAGATGTTTTCTAA
- a CDS encoding sulfite exporter TauE/SafE family protein, with translation MFNNDIVAQIFLGFISFLSNFISALSGGGAGLIQLPALLFFGLPFSKALATHKVASVALGFGASVPHLRKNSLQIKYAFLILISGIPGVLLGAYTSSILPNNFSTTLLGFLTLFLSFFSIKQKKLGNSNQIIRINKLRLIIGSLGLFIIGFLNGYLSSGTGLFVTIWMITIFDLSFTLAVAYTLIFVGIFWNGIGALSLGLSGNIIWSYIPVLILGSLLGGYFGAYFSIIKGSKFIKVVFELVSFSVGVSLLIKAFL, from the coding sequence ATGTTTAATAATGATATTGTTGCTCAAATCTTTTTGGGTTTTATATCATTTTTATCTAATTTCATTTCTGCGTTATCTGGAGGAGGCGCAGGCTTGATACAACTTCCAGCTCTCTTGTTTTTTGGCTTACCTTTCTCAAAAGCATTGGCGACGCATAAAGTTGCTAGTGTTGCTCTAGGTTTTGGGGCTTCAGTCCCACACTTACGGAAAAATAGCTTACAAATAAAATACGCTTTTCTTATTTTAATCTCGGGGATACCTGGTGTCTTATTAGGGGCCTATACTTCATCCATTTTACCTAATAATTTTTCTACTACCTTATTAGGTTTTTTGACTTTGTTTCTTAGCTTCTTCTCAATTAAGCAGAAAAAACTTGGCAATTCAAATCAAATAATTCGAATTAATAAGTTAAGGTTAATAATTGGCTCATTAGGCCTTTTTATAATTGGTTTCCTCAATGGTTATCTTTCTTCTGGTACTGGACTATTTGTGACGATTTGGATGATAACAATATTTGATTTATCTTTTACTTTGGCTGTTGCTTATACCTTGATTTTTGTTGGAATTTTTTGGAATGGTATTGGCGCACTTTCTTTAGGATTGTCGGGAAATATTATTTGGAGCTATATCCCTGTCTTGATTTTAGGTTCTCTTTTAGGTGGATATTTTGGAGCTTATTTTTCAATAATTAAAGGGTCCAAATTTATTAAAGTTGTTTTTGAATTAGTTTCTTTTTCTGTAGGAGTTTCATTACTAATTAAAGCCTTTTTATGA